In one Campylobacter insulaenigrae NCTC 12927 genomic region, the following are encoded:
- the rpe gene encoding ribulose-phosphate 3-epimerase, which produces MYVAPSLLSANFLNLEKDIKEIHEAGADLLHIDVMDGYFVPNFTFGPCVLENICKISPIPLDVHLMVNDVSKFVEFFKPLKPKFISFHVEIEKHPIRICEDLKKNGIHPAIVLNPHTPVSNIEHLLEFVDMVLLMSVNPGFGGQKFLPLVYQKIRTLREMIDKKNLKVFIEVDGGINGLNAPDLDEAGADILVAGNYIFSSQDYKTAINSLKCEF; this is translated from the coding sequence ATGTATGTAGCACCTAGTTTATTATCAGCAAATTTTTTAAATTTAGAAAAAGATATTAAAGAAATACATGAAGCTGGAGCTGATTTGTTACATATTGATGTAATGGATGGATATTTTGTTCCAAATTTTACTTTTGGACCTTGTGTTTTAGAAAATATATGTAAAATTAGTCCAATTCCTTTAGATGTACATCTAATGGTAAATGATGTGAGTAAATTTGTAGAATTTTTCAAACCGCTAAAGCCAAAATTTATAAGTTTTCATGTTGAAATAGAAAAACATCCAATAAGAATTTGTGAAGATTTGAAAAAAAATGGAATTCATCCTGCAATTGTTTTGAATCCACATACTCCTGTATCCAATATAGAGCATCTTTTAGAATTTGTAGATATGGTTCTTTTAATGAGTGTTAATCCTGGATTTGGAGGGCAGAAATTTTTACCTTTAGTTTATCAAAAAATTAGGACTTTAAGAGAGATGATTGATAAAAAAAATCTTAAAGTTTTTATAGAAGTTGATGGTGGCATAAATGGGTTAAATGCGCCTGATTTAGATGAAGCTGGTGCTGATATTTTAGTAGCGGGGAATTATATTTTTTCTTCACAAGATTATAAAACTGCAATTAATTCATTAAAGTGTGAATTTTGA
- the groL gene encoding chaperonin GroEL (60 kDa chaperone family; promotes refolding of misfolded polypeptides especially under stressful conditions; forms two stacked rings of heptamers to form a barrel-shaped 14mer; ends can be capped by GroES; misfolded proteins enter the barrel where they are refolded when GroES binds): MAKEIFFSDEARNKLYEGVKKLNDAVKVTMGPRGRNVLIQKSFGAPSITKDGVSVAKEVELKDSLENMGASLVREVASKTADQAGDGTTTATVLAHAIFKEGLRNITAGANPIEVKRGMDKACEAIVVELKKMSREVKDKKEIAQVATISANSDEKIGNLIADAMEKVGKDGVITVEEAKSINDELNVVEGMQFDRGYLSPYFITNTEKMTVELQSPFILLFDKKIANLKDLLPILEQIQKTGKPLLIIAEDIEGEALATLVVNKLRGVLNISAVKAPGFGDRRKAMLEDIAILTGGEVISEELGRNLESANIQDLGQASSVIIDKDNTTIVNGAGEKSAIDARITQIKAQIAETTSDYDKEKLQERLAKLSGGVAVIKVGAATETEMKEKKDRVDDALSATKAAVEEGIVVGGGAALIKAKSKISLNLQGDEAIGAAIVERALRAPLRQIAENAGFDAGVVVNTVENSKEENTGFDAAKGEYVNMLDSGIIDPVKVERIALLNAVSVASMLLTTEATISEIKEDKPAAMPDMGGMGGMGGMGGMM, encoded by the coding sequence ATGGCAAAAGAAATATTTTTTTCAGATGAAGCAAGAAATAAACTTTATGAAGGTGTTAAGAAATTAAATGATGCAGTAAAAGTTACAATGGGACCAAGAGGTCGCAATGTATTAATTCAAAAAAGTTTTGGTGCTCCGTCTATCACAAAAGATGGTGTTAGTGTAGCTAAAGAAGTTGAGTTAAAGGATTCTTTAGAGAATATGGGTGCTTCCTTGGTTAGAGAAGTTGCTAGCAAAACAGCTGATCAGGCAGGAGATGGTACTACTACTGCGACTGTATTAGCGCACGCTATATTTAAAGAAGGTTTAAGAAACATTACAGCTGGTGCGAATCCTATTGAAGTTAAAAGAGGTATGGATAAAGCTTGCGAAGCTATTGTAGTTGAACTTAAAAAAATGTCTCGTGAAGTAAAAGATAAAAAAGAAATTGCTCAAGTTGCAACAATATCAGCAAATTCAGATGAAAAAATTGGAAATTTAATTGCTGATGCTATGGAAAAAGTAGGTAAAGATGGAGTTATCACTGTTGAGGAAGCAAAATCAATTAATGATGAATTGAATGTTGTCGAAGGTATGCAATTTGATAGAGGCTATTTAAGCCCATATTTCATTACAAATACTGAAAAAATGACAGTGGAATTACAAAGTCCATTTATTTTATTATTTGACAAAAAAATTGCAAATTTGAAAGATTTGTTACCAATTTTAGAGCAAATTCAAAAAACTGGTAAACCTCTTTTAATTATAGCTGAAGATATTGAAGGTGAGGCTTTAGCAACTTTAGTTGTAAATAAATTAAGAGGTGTTTTAAATATCTCTGCTGTGAAAGCTCCAGGATTTGGTGATAGAAGAAAAGCTATGTTGGAAGACATTGCTATATTAACTGGCGGTGAAGTGATTTCTGAAGAACTTGGAAGAAATCTAGAGAGTGCTAATATTCAAGATCTTGGACAAGCTTCTAGTGTAATTATTGATAAAGACAATACTACTATTGTAAATGGTGCTGGAGAAAAATCAGCTATTGATGCTAGAATTACACAAATAAAAGCTCAAATTGCCGAAACAACAAGTGACTATGATAAAGAAAAATTGCAAGAAAGATTAGCAAAACTTAGCGGTGGAGTGGCAGTAATTAAGGTTGGTGCTGCTACTGAAACTGAGATGAAAGAGAAAAAAGATAGAGTAGATGATGCATTGAGTGCTACAAAAGCTGCTGTTGAGGAAGGAATTGTTGTTGGTGGCGGTGCTGCTTTAATTAAAGCAAAATCTAAAATTAGCTTAAATTTACAAGGTGATGAAGCAATTGGTGCTGCAATCGTAGAAAGAGCTTTAAGAGCACCTTTAAGACAAATTGCAGAAAATGCTGGTTTTGATGCTGGTGTTGTAGTAAATACTGTGGAAAATAGCAAAGAAGAAAATACAGGTTTTGATGCTGCAAAAGGTGAGTATGTTAATATGTTAGACAGTGGTATTATCGATCCTGTTAAAGTTGAAAGAATCGCCTTGTTGAATGCAGTTTCTGTTGCTAGTATGTTACTTACTACAGAAGCTACTATTAGTGAAATTAAAGAAGATAAACCTGCTGCTATGCCAGATATGGGCGGTATGGGTGGAATGGGCGGTATGGGTGGAATGATGTAA
- the thiC gene encoding phosphomethylpyrimidine synthase ThiC, with the protein MKTQMTYAKEGVFTKQMQIVAQKEQVDQNFLIENIASGKIIIPANINHKALDPNGIGCGLRTKVNVNLGVSNDCIDYTEEMQKVDLAHKFNIEAIMDLSNYGKTSKFRDELIATSKAMIGTVPVYDAVGFLEKDLKDIKAKDFLDVVYHHAKSGVDFMTIHAGINSRAARVFKECDRITNIVSRGGSVLYAWMQMNDCENPFYEYYDDLLAICKEFDVTLSLGDALRPGCTHDASDSAQIAELIELSLLTKRAWEQDIQVMIEGPGHMAINEIEANMQIEKRICNGAPFYVLGPLVTDIGAGYDHISGAIGGAVAAAAGADILCYVTPAEHLRLPDINDVRDGIVATKIAAHAGDIAKLPKERARDDAMSKARQDIDWEKMFKFAIDGEKAKKMFNERRPEELNSCSMCGKMCAMNTMNQILKGEEVKLIK; encoded by the coding sequence ATGAAAACTCAAATGACGTACGCAAAAGAAGGTGTATTTACAAAACAAATGCAAATTGTTGCACAAAAAGAACAAGTTGATCAAAATTTTTTGATAGAAAATATAGCAAGCGGTAAAATTATTATACCAGCAAATATTAATCATAAGGCATTAGATCCTAATGGAATAGGATGCGGTCTTAGAACAAAAGTGAATGTAAATTTAGGTGTATCTAATGATTGTATAGATTACACAGAGGAGATGCAAAAAGTTGATTTGGCACATAAATTTAATATAGAAGCTATAATGGATTTAAGTAATTATGGCAAGACAAGTAAATTTAGAGATGAGTTGATTGCAACTTCAAAAGCTATGATAGGGACAGTGCCTGTTTATGATGCGGTTGGATTCTTAGAAAAAGATTTAAAAGATATTAAAGCTAAAGATTTTTTAGATGTGGTGTATCATCATGCAAAAAGTGGAGTTGATTTTATGACCATACACGCAGGTATAAATTCCAGAGCAGCTAGAGTATTTAAGGAGTGCGATAGAATTACGAATATTGTTTCAAGAGGCGGATCTGTACTTTATGCTTGGATGCAAATGAATGATTGTGAAAATCCTTTTTATGAGTATTATGATGATTTATTGGCAATATGTAAAGAATTTGATGTAACTTTATCTTTAGGAGATGCTTTAAGACCAGGTTGTACTCATGATGCAAGTGACAGTGCTCAAATAGCTGAGTTGATAGAATTATCTTTGCTTACAAAAAGAGCTTGGGAACAAGATATACAAGTTATGATAGAAGGACCAGGTCATATGGCTATAAATGAAATAGAAGCAAATATGCAAATTGAAAAGAGAATTTGTAATGGTGCCCCTTTTTATGTTTTAGGACCTTTGGTTACTGATATTGGTGCAGGATATGATCATATAAGTGGAGCAATAGGTGGTGCTGTTGCAGCAGCAGCAGGAGCTGATATCCTTTGTTATGTAACTCCTGCGGAACATTTAAGATTGCCTGATATAAACGATGTAAGAGATGGTATTGTGGCTACAAAAATAGCAGCTCATGCTGGAGATATAGCAAAACTTCCAAAAGAAAGAGCAAGAGATGATGCTATGAGTAAAGCAAGACAAGATATTGATTGGGAGAAAATGTTTAAGTTTGCTATAGATGGAGAGAAGGCTAAAAAGATGTTTAATGAAAGAAGGCCTGAAGAGCTTAATTCTTGTTCTATGTGCGGAAAAATGTGTGCTATGAACACCATGAATCAAATTTTAAAAGGTGAAGAAGTTAAATTAATAAAATAA
- the groES gene encoding co-chaperone GroES, producing the protein MNFQPLGKRVLVKRLEEATTTASGIIIPDNAKEKPLKGEVVAISKEVEGMQVNDTIMFAKYGGTEIKIDNVEYLVLNVDDILGILK; encoded by the coding sequence ATGAATTTTCAACCTTTAGGAAAGCGTGTATTAGTTAAACGCTTAGAAGAAGCTACTACAACTGCTTCGGGAATTATTATACCAGATAATGCTAAAGAAAAGCCACTAAAAGGTGAAGTTGTTGCGATAAGCAAAGAAGTAGAAGGAATGCAGGTAAATGATACTATAATGTTTGCAAAATATGGTGGTACGGAAATAAAAATAGATAATGTAGAATATTTAGTTTTAAATGTTGATGATATACTAGGAATTTTAAAATAA
- a CDS encoding 3'-5' exonuclease, producing the protein MSQQQIDDFINKLSKENKSFSWVINEIKNIEELSSYDFDSHTFSLLGLGIEINKNNQICLKTKNTDIKNEIFCVVDIESTGSIKNGQILEIGAVKIQNFKEIDRFESLIQVDNIPENITELTGITQYMSKEAPSLKFVLNNFRLFLKDSIFVAHNVRFDYNFLSKVMQENDFGVLLNRRLCTIDLAKKCIDSPKYGLETLKEFLNIQNQHHRALNDALAASEILIYCIKKIPFYIKTTEELLQFSKQSKNKTKKK; encoded by the coding sequence TTGAGTCAACAGCAAATTGATGATTTTATTAATAAACTAAGTAAAGAAAATAAATCATTTTCTTGGGTTATTAATGAAATAAAGAATATAGAAGAACTTTCTTCTTATGATTTTGACTCGCATACATTTTCGCTTTTAGGGCTTGGTATTGAAATTAATAAAAACAATCAAATTTGTTTAAAAACTAAAAATACTGATATAAAAAATGAAATTTTTTGTGTAGTGGATATTGAAAGCACAGGAAGTATTAAAAATGGACAAATTTTAGAAATTGGTGCTGTTAAAATTCAAAATTTTAAAGAAATTGATCGTTTTGAAAGTTTAATTCAAGTGGATAATATTCCAGAAAATATTACAGAATTAACAGGCATTACTCAATATATGAGCAAAGAAGCTCCATCGTTAAAATTTGTTTTAAATAATTTTAGGTTATTTTTAAAGGATTCTATTTTTGTAGCGCATAATGTTCGATTTGACTATAATTTTTTATCAAAAGTTATGCAAGAAAATGATTTTGGTGTTTTATTAAATAGAAGATTATGTACCATAGATCTTGCTAAGAAGTGTATCGATAGTCCTAAGTACGGACTTGAAACATTAAAAGAATTTTTAAATATACAAAATCAGCATCATAGAGCTTTGAATGACGCTTTAGCTGCAAGTGAAATTTTAATCTATTGTATTAAAAAAATTCCATTTTATATAAAAACTACTGAGGAATTGTTGCAATTTAGCAAACAATCAAAAAATAAAACTAAAAAGAAATAA
- a CDS encoding CZB domain-containing protein translates to MNFSSKFTQLISNANSTSNYAKSITSEIFISLAKLDHIAFKLNGYNEIIHLSGKELSDHLNCRLAKWMMGIGKERFASGRSFGKLNIPHQKVHENINQAINLAHNENTANELVQNQILDKCFNAEKASEELFEIFKEMLEERETNLEEDTAKENN, encoded by the coding sequence GTGAATTTTTCAAGTAAATTTACACAATTAATCTCCAATGCGAATTCAACTAGTAATTATGCCAAAAGCATCACCTCTGAAATTTTTATTTCACTTGCAAAATTAGATCATATAGCGTTTAAACTAAATGGTTATAATGAAATTATTCATCTTTCTGGTAAAGAATTATCCGATCATCTAAATTGTAGACTTGCAAAATGGATGATGGGAATAGGAAAAGAAAGATTTGCAAGCGGAAGATCTTTTGGAAAATTAAATATCCCACATCAAAAGGTTCATGAAAACATTAATCAAGCAATAAATTTAGCACATAATGAAAATACTGCAAATGAATTAGTGCAAAATCAAATTTTAGATAAATGTTTCAACGCAGAAAAAGCTTCTGAAGAACTATTTGAAATATTTAAAGAGATGCTAGAAGAAAGAGAAACTAATTTAGAAGAAGATACAGCAAAAGAAAACAATTAA
- the hpf gene encoding ribosome hibernation-promoting factor, HPF/YfiA family produces the protein MNTSIVGKQFELTDSIKEYVEKSFETLTKYNLDVISARCVISADERHGKKGFWAEFSINLAGINTVVVKQKDKDLYAAIDLAVDRISKVLRRLHDKNTTHKHQDEIKENTILPSIVDEDEIIPTELELYKPLEIDEALKKLKSSKDIFLVFNDMDAKMRVLFKKKDGKFGLF, from the coding sequence ATGAATACAAGTATAGTTGGAAAGCAATTTGAGCTTACAGATTCTATTAAAGAATATGTAGAAAAAAGTTTTGAAACTTTAACAAAATATAATCTTGATGTGATTTCTGCTCGTTGTGTGATTAGTGCTGATGAAAGACATGGTAAAAAAGGATTTTGGGCTGAGTTTAGTATAAATTTAGCAGGAATTAATACCGTTGTAGTTAAACAAAAAGATAAAGATTTATATGCTGCTATTGATTTAGCAGTTGATAGAATTTCTAAAGTTTTGAGAAGATTACATGATAAAAATACTACTCATAAGCACCAAGATGAAATAAAAGAAAACACTATTTTACCGAGTATTGTTGATGAAGACGAGATAATTCCTACAGAGTTAGAGCTTTATAAGCCTTTAGAGATTGATGAGGCTTTAAAAAAACTTAAATCTAGCAAGGATATATTTTTAGTATTTAATGATATGGATGCTAAAATGAGAGTCTTATTTAAGAAAAAAGATGGAAAATTTGGTTTATTTTAA
- a CDS encoding potassium channel family protein produces MSFLKKLKKFLNWSSSPKPAISLNDELYGQLKFLRIPLIAIVIITLIGAFGYMLTSNFNLNDAIYQAGMTFTTLGYTEVNPISTAGRIFTVLYVLSTFTIFTFCMGLVIEIIKKGTLLKIIKERRMLHKVARLKNHFVICYHNDFTIELAQQFRENHIPFVVVDEIQNFDEISEKYRYPYYIEAAPHTNLAFLKSNLSSAKGVITLSHNIADNIAIIASVRLFEKELQRINPYFILASSANDDETQKLKKLGANSIVSATKLVAQRLSAMSARPDMENLLENYLYKKNSPIDLEEVKIPDESWVRFKRLKEIHLRDMANVSVVGILENKKFTPMPKGDTLIGTGSKLLLVGTADSIKIAKKIIKNKQKPDELKYI; encoded by the coding sequence ATGTCTTTTTTGAAAAAGCTCAAAAAATTCCTCAATTGGTCTTCTTCTCCCAAACCTGCAATCAGTCTCAATGATGAGTTATATGGACAGCTTAAATTTTTAAGAATTCCCCTTATAGCTATTGTTATTATTACTCTCATTGGTGCTTTTGGATATATGCTCACAAGTAATTTTAATCTCAATGATGCTATTTATCAAGCAGGAATGACTTTTACCACTTTAGGATATACAGAAGTAAATCCAATTTCGACAGCCGGTAGAATATTTACAGTTTTATATGTACTATCAACCTTTACAATTTTCACATTCTGCATGGGTTTAGTCATAGAAATAATAAAAAAAGGAACTTTACTAAAAATTATAAAGGAAAGAAGGATGTTACATAAAGTTGCAAGATTAAAAAATCACTTTGTGATATGTTATCACAACGATTTCACTATAGAATTAGCACAACAATTTAGAGAAAATCATATTCCTTTTGTTGTTGTCGATGAAATTCAAAATTTTGATGAAATATCTGAAAAATATCGCTACCCGTATTATATAGAAGCTGCACCACACACAAATCTTGCCTTTTTAAAATCAAATCTCTCTAGCGCCAAAGGAGTTATAACTCTTAGCCACAATATCGCAGACAACATTGCAATCATTGCCTCTGTAAGATTATTTGAAAAAGAACTACAAAGAATCAATCCTTATTTTATACTTGCTAGTTCAGCAAATGATGATGAAACACAAAAATTGAAAAAACTTGGAGCAAATTCTATTGTTTCAGCAACTAAACTTGTTGCTCAAAGATTAAGTGCTATGTCAGCAAGACCTGATATGGAAAATTTATTAGAAAACTACTTGTATAAAAAAAATAGCCCTATTGATTTAGAAGAAGTAAAAATCCCAGATGAATCATGGGTACGTTTTAAACGATTAAAAGAAATTCACTTAAGAGATATGGCAAATGTTAGCGTTGTTGGGATTTTAGAAAATAAAAAATTTACACCTATGCCAAAAGGTGATACTCTAATAGGTACTGGTTCAAAATTACTTTTAGTAGGTACAGCCGATAGTATCAAAATAGCAAAAAAAATTATTAAAAATAAACAAAAACCTGATGAATTAAAATACATTTAA
- a CDS encoding 3-methyladenine DNA glycosylase: protein MNGYEIFKVLILADIEFKEFEWFENNKLSEFEILISVILTQNTNWKNVLKALENLRSANITKFEDIQVISMQNFASLIKPSGFYNTKAKYIKNFIQALFDNFASFDEFKNEVCREWLLDIKGLGQESVDGILNYICKREVLVVDAYSAKISRYLGYELDNYEDLNEFFIQNIASNQNNLNKLLGRQYELYKLYQIFHAMIVIFCKKYFLGKNISTQGEGILKSLTMV, encoded by the coding sequence ATGAATGGTTATGAAATATTTAAAGTTTTGATTTTAGCTGATATTGAATTTAAAGAATTTGAATGGTTTGAAAATAATAAATTGAGTGAATTTGAAATTTTAATTTCTGTTATTTTAACTCAAAATACCAATTGGAAGAATGTACTTAAGGCCTTAGAAAATTTAAGAAGTGCTAATATTACTAAATTTGAAGATATTCAAGTTATTTCAATGCAAAATTTTGCTTCGTTAATAAAACCGAGCGGTTTTTATAATACGAAAGCTAAGTATATAAAAAATTTTATTCAAGCTTTATTTGATAATTTTGCTTCATTTGATGAATTTAAAAATGAAGTTTGTCGAGAATGGCTTTTGGATATTAAAGGTTTAGGTCAAGAGAGTGTTGATGGAATTTTAAATTATATTTGCAAGCGTGAAGTTTTAGTAGTGGATGCTTATAGTGCCAAAATTTCAAGATATTTGGGTTATGAATTAGATAATTATGAAGATTTAAACGAATTTTTTATACAGAATATAGCTAGTAATCAAAATAATTTAAATAAATTATTAGGAAGACAATATGAACTTTATAAACTTTATCAAATTTTTCACGCAATGATTGTAATTTTTTGCAAAAAATACTTTTTGGGTAAAAATATATCGACTCAAGGAGAAGGGATATTAAAGTCTTTGACGATGGTTTAA
- a CDS encoding ammonia-forming cytochrome c nitrite reductase subunit c552: MNKKSLLYSCIIILLVLIGAVLWLNNDISKKQEESIGGIVSKNFVEMSDENPTFDEWGKNFPDYLDMYLTVEREKPMETDFGGNLSYSKLIRYPQLTILWAGYPFSIDANEERGHFWVQVDQMDTARNNKDFLNSHGFAGFGGQPTACMNCHSGWSPWLIKNTQGNNEKEKWIAFNSTKYWTMIKNIPAVNGYKEGSLEHSGPHGGKRMGITCADCHTPNNMSLRLTRPAAINALIARGYEKDEEQGVKATREEMRTLVCSQCHVEYYFRPTGEKIKVMGESIANDSTKKWWNGTQKTYDEFDSWRDGNKPTQIEVDGLELVFPWSEWKKGQAFRIEMFDDYYDKVRTIFDKDWAHKLSGAPMIKIQHPESELYSGGVHAANGVSCADCHMPYIRKGAKKMTQHNVTSPLQNINAACKTCHTQSEEYLKAQIKDIQNSIAHDLRTAEYAIVSLIKDIQVIREYLSMMPEYQTDNKADVNKINNTLKEVLELHRKAQMRADFIGAENSTGFHNPREASRMLLQAVDMARMGQTKLVEIANVNGIKDFKTSNLTFEDIQKFNPGDIRYKVDLNGHKAGERYYKHDNINGNPSQHLLDMDKNLKPYNYQNIDK, from the coding sequence ATGAATAAAAAAAGTCTTTTATACTCATGTATAATAATTTTACTTGTGTTAATCGGTGCTGTTTTATGGCTAAATAATGATATAAGTAAAAAGCAAGAAGAGAGTATTGGGGGTATTGTTAGCAAAAATTTCGTTGAGATGAGCGATGAAAATCCTACTTTTGATGAATGGGGTAAAAATTTTCCAGATTATTTGGATATGTATCTTACAGTAGAAAGAGAAAAGCCTATGGAAACTGATTTTGGCGGAAATCTATCATATTCAAAATTAATAAGATACCCTCAACTTACTATTTTATGGGCAGGATATCCTTTTTCAATTGACGCTAATGAAGAAAGAGGACATTTTTGGGTGCAAGTTGATCAAATGGATACAGCAAGAAATAACAAAGATTTTTTAAATTCTCATGGATTTGCTGGATTTGGTGGACAACCAACTGCTTGTATGAATTGTCATAGTGGTTGGTCTCCATGGCTTATTAAGAATACACAAGGTAATAACGAAAAAGAAAAATGGATAGCATTTAATTCTACAAAATATTGGACAATGATAAAAAATATTCCTGCAGTAAATGGTTACAAAGAAGGTTCTTTAGAACATAGTGGTCCTCATGGAGGTAAAAGAATGGGAATAACTTGTGCAGATTGTCATACCCCAAATAATATGAGTTTGAGGCTTACACGCCCAGCTGCTATAAATGCTCTTATAGCAAGAGGTTATGAGAAAGATGAAGAACAAGGCGTAAAAGCTACAAGAGAAGAAATGAGAACTTTAGTTTGCTCTCAATGCCACGTGGAATATTATTTTAGACCTACTGGAGAAAAAATCAAAGTAATGGGAGAAAGCATAGCTAATGATTCTACTAAAAAATGGTGGAATGGGACTCAAAAAACTTACGATGAATTTGATTCTTGGAGAGATGGTAATAAACCAACACAAATAGAAGTAGATGGCTTAGAATTAGTATTTCCTTGGAGTGAATGGAAAAAAGGCCAAGCTTTTAGAATAGAAATGTTTGACGATTATTATGATAAAGTACGCACGATTTTTGATAAAGATTGGGCTCATAAATTAAGTGGTGCGCCTATGATAAAAATTCAACATCCAGAAAGTGAATTATACAGCGGTGGGGTGCATGCAGCTAATGGAGTTAGTTGCGCAGATTGTCATATGCCTTATATTAGAAAAGGTGCTAAGAAAATGACTCAACATAATGTTACTTCGCCTTTACAAAATATTAATGCTGCTTGTAAAACTTGTCATACTCAAAGCGAAGAATATCTTAAAGCACAAATTAAAGATATTCAAAATTCAATTGCTCATGACTTAAGAACGGCAGAATATGCCATTGTAAGTCTTATCAAAGATATTCAAGTTATACGTGAATATTTAAGCATGATGCCAGAGTACCAAACAGATAATAAAGCAGATGTAAATAAAATCAACAATACTTTAAAAGAAGTATTAGAACTCCATAGAAAAGCTCAAATGAGAGCAGATTTTATTGGTGCTGAAAATTCTACAGGTTTTCACAATCCAAGAGAAGCCTCAAGAATGCTTTTACAAGCTGTGGACATGGCAAGAATGGGACAAACTAAATTAGTAGAAATTGCTAATGTAAATGGAATCAAAGACTTTAAAACTTCTAATTTAACTTTTGAAGATATTCAAAAATTTAATCCAGGAGATATCCGCTATAAAGTAGATTTAAATGGGCATAAGGCAGGAGAGCGCTATTATAAACATGATAATATTAATGGCAACCCTTCACAACATCTTTTAGATATGGATAAAAATCTTAAACCATATAATTATCAAAACATAGATAAATAA
- a CDS encoding nudix-type nucleoside diphosphatase: MKNLKEEVFTRSQYIKPKRYSYQGKDNKIYTWDFIEAMDSVSIFLYHIQDDAFLFVKQFRIPLWDYQKRNNINLDEMGYSIELCSGLVDKNLSLEQIAKEECIEEVGYSPKNIELIGEFYTGFGSGVSRQFLYFAQIDENDKVGYGGGIDGENIQILKVQRNAYEQFYKLNPTKSPLLEFAYLWFKNR; this comes from the coding sequence ATGAAAAATTTAAAAGAAGAGGTGTTTACTAGATCACAATATATTAAGCCAAAAAGATATTCTTATCAAGGTAAGGATAATAAAATTTATACTTGGGATTTCATAGAGGCTATGGATAGTGTTTCCATCTTTTTGTATCATATTCAAGATGATGCTTTTTTATTTGTAAAGCAATTTAGAATTCCATTGTGGGATTACCAAAAACGTAATAATATAAATTTAGATGAGATGGGATATAGTATAGAACTTTGTTCAGGTCTTGTGGATAAAAATTTAAGTTTAGAACAAATTGCAAAAGAAGAATGTATTGAAGAAGTTGGATATAGTCCTAAAAACATAGAGTTGATCGGAGAATTTTATACTGGTTTTGGTTCCGGTGTGAGTAGGCAATTTTTATATTTTGCACAAATAGATGAAAATGATAAAGTTGGATACGGAGGTGGAATTGATGGAGAAAATATTCAAATACTTAAGGTTCAAAGAAATGCTTATGAACAATTTTATAAGTTAAATCCTACCAAAAGCCCTTTGCTTGAATTTGCATATTTATGGTTTAAGAACAGATAA
- the rpmB gene encoding 50S ribosomal protein L28, translated as MSRICQITGKGPMVGNNVSHANNKTKRRFLPNLRTIRVTLEDGTTRKVRVAASTLRTLRKQNNK; from the coding sequence ATGTCAAGAATATGTCAAATCACAGGAAAAGGACCTATGGTAGGCAATAACGTAAGTCACGCCAACAATAAAACAAAAAGAAGATTTTTGCCAAATTTAAGAACTATTCGTGTTACTCTAGAAGATGGTACAACGAGAAAAGTTAGGGTTGCAGCTTCTACTTTAAGAACTCTTAGAAAGCAAAATAATAAATAA
- a CDS encoding YdcH family protein has protein sequence MLHEFRDLITQLKGKDKHFDKLFDEHNELDHKIKDAEEGRIHLDNLEIANLKKEKLKLKDELNTYLSNYQK, from the coding sequence ATGCTACACGAATTTCGAGATTTAATCACTCAACTAAAAGGCAAAGATAAACATTTTGACAAGCTATTTGATGAACACAACGAACTCGATCATAAAATTAAAGATGCAGAAGAAGGTAGAATTCATCTAGACAATCTTGAAATTGCAAATCTTAAAAAAGAAAAATTAAAATTAAAAGATGAGTTGAATACTTATTTATCAAACTATCAAAAATAA